The Desulfatiglans sp. genomic interval GACCCAGCTTAAAAAGCTTAATGTCAAGGTCAATATGGTCAAGGAAGTCACACCGGACATGATCCTTAAAGAAAAGGCAGATGCAGTGGTTGTCGCTGTTGGCGCTGTACCGGCTTATCCCGATGTGAAAGGTCTTGACAGCCCGAATGTTATTAAATCAACAACACTTTACAACATGCTGAAGCTATCCCTCAGATTTATGAGCCCTGACTTTCTGAATGCCTTCAGTAAATTCAGGATGCCTGCCGGATGGAACCCCTTTAAAACCATAGGTAAGAGGGTTGTTATAATAGGCGGTATGATCCATGGATGCCAGCTTGGCGAATTCATGGCAAAAAGGGGGCGTCAGGTAACCATTGTTGAACCCAATGAAGAGAATGTAGGGAAATGGCTTGCCCCTGAATACAAGAACCGGATGTTCCTCTGGTTCAAGAAAAAGGGAGTTACAGTTATTGGTGGTGTAAAACTGATAGAGATCACAAAGGAAGGGCTGAAGATAAAGACCAAGGAAGGCGAGGAAAAGATGCTTCCGGCAGATAGTATCCTTCCAGTAGGTTTTACTACCAACACTGATCTGTATGAATCACTCAAGGGCAAGGTACCTGAGCTTTATGCAGTTGGTGACTGTGATAACCCGGCGATCATTCCTGAGGCAACCGGTTCTGGCTGGAAAATAGGCAACCAGATCTAGCATTCGTTGATTTATCCAAATACAAAACCCGCAGCAAAAACTGCGGGTTTTTATTTGTATGATCCCATTTTGATACAAAATGCAGTACCAAAATTCTACTTGTCAGCATACCATGCGGCTTGCCGCATGGTATGCTGACAAGTAAGAAAAATTTATTTCCTCCAGAACTCGGGTGTGAGCAGCACAAGAACCGTATAAATCTCAAGCCTTCCTACAAGCATGCAGAAGATCAGCACCCACTTGCCTATTACCGGCACGCCTATATAGTTATCCATAGGCCCGACAGTGCCAAGGCCAGGTCCAACATTGAAAATACATGCAGCCACTGATGAAAAAGAAGAAACCATGTCAAGACCGAGCATGTTCATCAATATGGATGAGGCAACAAAAAGCATGAGATAGAGGGTGAAGAACCCCCATATACTGCTTAGTGTCTCCTGGGGCACAGCCCTTCCGTTAAGTTTTATAGTTGTTACCGCATGGGGGTGAATTACCCTGAATATCTCGTGATACCCATGCTTAACAAGCAGCATCACCCGCATGGTTTTTATACCGCCTGCAGTGGAGCCTGCCATACCGCCTAGGAACATTGCGACCAGAAGTAGCATATGGGAAAGGGATGGCCAGAGTTCGAAATCAGTAGAGGCAAACCCCGTTGTGGTAATTATTGAACTCACCTGAAAAGCCGCATGCCTTAAAGAGCTGAAGAGGCCTTCATAGACGGTACCATAGAGATCAAAGGTGATGAGTACAGTAAGTGCTGCGATCATCGAGAGGAAGACCCTGCATTCAGGGTCCTTCCAGTATATTAAAGGCCCGTCAGATATTAACCTGTAGTGAAGAGAAAAATTAATCCCGGTGATGAGCATAAAAATGATAATTACAATATCAAAGTAGGCGCTGTTATAAAAACCAATACTCAAGTTTTTCGGAGAAAACCCCCCGGATGGCATTGTGCAGAAGGCATGGTTTATAGAATCAAATATTGACATGCCGCCAATAGCCAGAAAAATTACCTGAAGCGCAGTGAGTAATATATAGACCTTCCAGAGTGTCTTTGAGGTATCAGATATCCTTGGCTTCAGTTTGTCCACCACAGGGCCTGGTATCTCCGCCTTGTAAAGCTGCATGCCTCCGACACCCAGGAATGGAAGTATTGCTATCGAGAGCACAATTATCCCCATGCCCCCGATCCACTGGGTAAGGCTTCGCCAGAGAATGATCCCGGGCGAAACTCCCTCTATATTCTGTAAAACCGTTGCACCGGTTGTAGTAAACCCTGAAACAGATTCAAAGCAGGCAGATGAAAAATCAGGAATAGCCCCTGAAATAACAAATGGTAATGCACCAAAAAGCCCTGCGGCCAGCCACCCGAAGGTTACGATCGCCACGCCATCCCTGTGGCTCAGATGCACAACCCTGTTTTTTTTGGTGCTCAGTAACATCAGGATACCAGAACCAACGGTAATGAACATAGACCATGCAAGGGCATGACTGCTTCCATCACCATCAAGCAGGGAGACCCCGAGCGGAAGACACATGGAGGCGCCAAGAAAAATAATAAGTATGCCTGTAAATCTTAAAACACTGTTCGGGTTCATCAGAAATAGTCCAGTTTAACGGTGAGGAGTTTTTCCAGCTTCGGCACAACCTCCTTAAGCGCAAAAAAGATTAGCCGGTCATTACTCTGTATCACTGTGCTTCCTGTAGGTATTATAACCTCACCACCCCTTATTACTGCACCGACCAGGGCGCCCTTGGGAAATTTTATCTGTGATATCGGTCTGTCTACGATATCGGATGTTTCAAGAGCCTCTACCTCAATGGCCTCTGCATGCTCGCCCTTAAGTGGAGCGACCGATATAACCTTCCCCTTTCTTATATACTGAAGGATAGCCCGTACAGCTGAGAGCCTCGGGCTTACAACCGTGTCAATACCGATTGCAGATACAAGGGGTATATAACTGAGCTTGCTTATCCTGGTTATAATCTTCTTCACACCCATCTCTCTGGCAAGAAGCGACATCAGGACATTGTTCTCTTCATCACCTGTAAGGGCCATCAGAAAATCCATTTCCCCTATATTCTCTTCAAAGAGAAGATCCTTATCTGTACCGTCACCGCATATGATAACAGCCTTTTCAAGCTGTTCTGACAGGAATGTGCATCTGGGGCTGTCTTTTTCTATTATCTTTGTATGAAGCCTTGTACCCTCCAGTGACTTTCCCAGGGCAAGACCTGTCTCCCCTCCCCCGGTTATCATGATATCTTTTACCTCTTTATCAACTATACCAAGAAAATTATATGCCCTGCTGATCTCATCCGCCTTTATAACCATGTAGAGGAGGTCACCTGTCTGTATTGTGTCTTTACCCTGAGGGATGAGCACCTTTTCATCCCTGATTATTGCGCCGATAAGCAGATTACCATATGAATTGCTTAACGTGGAAAGCTGGCGGCCTGCAAGATGTGAATCCTTCCTGATTGTAAAGCCTATAAGTTTGACCTTGCCATCCACAAAATTTATTACATCTGATGCCCCGGGCACTGTCATCAGGTTCATTATTGTCTCAACCATTGCGGTTTCAGGGTTGATAATCTGGTCAACCCCCAGCAACTCTTCGCCGAAAAGCTCCTTTTCATCAAGGTATTCCCTGTTTCTTACCCTCGCTACCTTCAATATGTATCTATTGAGATTTCTTGCCAGAAGGCATGCTATCAGGTTTGCCTCATCGCTGTCAGTAGCCGCCACAAGCATGTCCGCATCAACTATGCCCGCTGTTTTAAGTGTGCCGGGGCTTGTGCCGGAACCTATTACGGCCTGGACATCAAGATTATCAGTGAGCTGTTTTATCTTTGCAGGATCCTTATCAATAAGCACAACATCCTGCCCCTCCTCGGAGAGCTTCTGGGCGCAATGGAAACCGACCTCACCTGCCCCTACTATTATTATCTTCAATGAAAAGAGCCTCTTTTGATATGATTAATTACCAGTAATATTTAGTTCAGGCGTTAAAGTATGTCAATAGTCTTCAAACACCGGGAGAATAGCCAATAATTCAGCAGGTTTTTAGAATTTTTATGGACAAGATTTCAACATGATGATAATTTACCGGCCTTATGATTAATCATAATTTTTAATAATATTAAATAATTACAACAAAGCAATATGAGAATATTATGCGCAGCATAAACGGGAAATACTCCAATAAAGAACTGATAGGATATATAAACAGATTCCCTTTAAGCAGGGTCATGATAATAGGGGATATAATCCTTGATGAATATGTATGGGGTGATGTTGCCCGGATTTCACCCGAGGCCCCGGTGCCGGTTGTAGATGTTACCAGCGAGACAAAAAGGCTCGGCGGTGCTACAAATGTATTGAACAATATTCATTCACTTGGAGGCAAATGCATAATCTACGGTGTGGTCGGAGATGATGAATATGGCGGTCACCTCATTAACCGGATCAGCGAACTTGGCATCAGCACAAAAGGAATAATTGTAGACAACACAAGGCAAACCAGCATCAAGACAAGGGTTGTTGCAAGAAACCAGCAGGTCGTAAGGTTTGACAGGGAGACAAAAAGGCCAATAGATCAGGCCATAATGAAAAGACTTCTCAAGTCAATAGAAGAGTATCTGAATGGTATCAACGCTATTATTATCTCCGATTATGGGAAGGGTGTTGTTACATCACACATGATAAAGGCGGTTAAAGAGATCGTTACCGGTTCGGATATTGTTGTTGCAGTTGATCCTAAGCCTGAAAATTTCAGGTATTACAAAGGGGTTGACATCATTACCCCCAATCATCATGAGGCCGGAAGATTCTGCGGTTTTGAAATAACAGATGATGATTCTCTTATTCGTGCAGGTGAATATATCCTTGATAAGCTTAAATGCCGGTCTGTGCTTATTACCCAGGGTAAAGACGGCATGACCCTTTTTGAAGCAGACGCAGAGCCATGCCATATACCCACAGTTGCACAGAAGGTCTTTGATGTATCAGGCGCAGGTGACACAGTGATAAGCACATTATCCCTTGGGCTTGCATCAGGGATGATAAAAGAATCAGCTGCCTTTGTCTCAAACTTTGCGTCAGGCATAGTGGTGGGCGAGGTTGGCACATCAACAGTTACCGCAACGCAGCTCAAAGAGGCCATAAGAGGCCATAAAAAACAAAGGTCTAATCACTGATGAGCACACCGAGAGAATCAGACAGGGTAAAACTTATAACAAGCCTCTTTTCTGCTGAGCAGGAGTTGATAGATCAGGTTATTATCGAACTTAAAGAGGCATTTGGCGCTGTTGATGTTATTACCCCCTGGCTCATGTTTGACCGCACAAGATATTATGAAAAAGAGATGGGCTGGCCCCTGTACCGCCGTTTTGTAACATTCAGGGATCTTATATCCCCTGAAGGGCTTGTGGATAGAAAACTGATCTCAAACGCTATTGAAGAGAGATACACAGAGAGCGGTAAAAGGCGGATAAACATAGACCCGGGTTACATCTGCCTTGAAAGACTCGTGCTTGCAACAGGCAAGAACTATACACACAGGATATATCTTTCCAAAGGCATATATGCAGACCTTACACTGGTATTTAACAAGGGCACGTTTAAAGCCCTTGAATGGTCATACAGGGATTATGCTGATGCAGAATCTATCGGGTTTTTTAATATTGAACGTGAAAAATATAAAAATCAGCTAAGGGGAATAGAAGGATAATTATGTTAAAGAGTATGACAGCCTATGGCAGAAGCGATCTTGAACTTGGCAATAACCTGCTTACTGCTGAGATAAAGACGTTAAACAATCGTTACAGGGATATCATTCTCAGGCTGCCCGCCACATTGCAGGTGTATGAGGAGTTTATCAGGGCAGAGATATCTGACAGGATAAAAAGGGGTAGGGTCGAGGTATCTATGCAGATAACCGCGGGTGATGAGACAACCTGCAACCTTGAGCTTAACCGGCCCCTGCTTGATGCCTATAGTAAAATATTTAATGAGATCAACAGGGAATTTGGCACAGATGAAAGGATTAAGCCTGAATTCTTTTTACAGATCAGAGATGCAATAATAGAGAAAACAGCAGAGCCTGACCCCGAAGAGTTAAAGAGCGCCATTTCAAAACTTATAGGCCATACTCTTGACTCACTTGAAATCATGAGAACAAATGAAGGAAAGGCCCTTGCAGATGATCTTGATAAAAGGCTCGCCCTTATCAAGGGCTATTTTTTAAAGATAGAGGAAAGGGCACCATCTGTTGTCACAGAATACAAAGAAAAACTGAAAAACCGTATAGAGGTTATAGCTGAAGGGCTTGAGATTGATGAAGCCCGGCTTGCCCAGGAGGTAGCCCTTTTTGCAGGGAGGTGTGATATAACCGAAGAGATCGTGAGGGCAGGAAGTCATCTAAAGCAGTTTCACACATATATGGAGATGGATGATTCAGTCGGCAGGAGACTTGATTTCCTGATACAGGAATTAAATCGTGAGATAAACACAATCAGTTCCAAGGCATCTGACAGCATCATTTCAACCTGTGCCGTTGAGGTAAAGGCTGAGCTGGAAAAAATCAGAGAGCAGATACAGAACATAGAATAAGGGAGATAAATAATGACTCAGAAACTGGTCAATGTGGGTTTTGGCAATTCAATTGTCTCAAGGAGGGTCGTGGCCATCATATCACCAAATGCTGCGCCAATAAAAAGGTTGAGGGATGAGGCCAAGGAAGATAGAAGGCTCATTGACGCAACCCAGGGAAGAAAGACAAGGTCTGTTATAATAACCGACAGCAATCATGTAATACTATCTGCTATCCAGTCTGAGACCATTGCACAGAGATTCAGCCCTGACCTGATCCTTAGCAAGGATGAACTGGAGCCGGAAGAGGAGATATGAAAGGCAGGATATTTGTCATATCAGGCCCTTCAGGCGCCGGTAAATCTACCCTGATCAGGGGTGTGAGGGAGAGGATCGTTGACATTGGCTACTCTGTCTCCCACACTACCAGAGCGCCCCGTGCAGGTGAAAAGGATGGCAAAGACTATTTTTTTGTCGATAAAGATAAGTTCAGGGAGATGATCAATAGTAATGCCTTTGTAGAGTGGGCTTTGGTTTACGATGATTATTACGGGACATCCTATAGCACACTTTCCGACAAACTGAACGCGGGTCAGGATATCATCCTTGATATTGACATACAGGGGGCGAAAAATATTAAAGAGAAGATTGATGATTCTACCCTGATATTCATCCTGCCCCCTTCAAGGGAGCTACTTGAGCAGCGTTTAAGGGAAAGGGCAACTGACAGCGCAGAGGCCCTTACAAAAAGGATAGCCCTTGCCTCTAAAGAGCTATCAAATTGTCGCTGGTATGATTACCTGATTGTTAACGATGACCTTGAAATAGCCACAAAGGCGCTTGAGGCTGTAATACTGGCAGACAGGTGTTCAAAGACCCGGATACTGTCAGACGTTGAAGCGAGATTACATTTATAAACAGGGCCGAAGAACCCATGCAAAAAAATAATCAGATCCAGTTTATCCCTGGGATTCACAGTGTTAAAGAGGCCATCTTAAACAATAGAAACAGCATTGCTGAGATATGGGTGGATCAGGAAAAAACATCCCAGAGGATCAAAGAGCTCATAGCGCTTGCGGAGAAGCACAATATACCTGTGTTTGAAAAGGATAATGCAACCCTTAATATGGTGCTGCCCAATACAAATCATCAGGGGATAACGGCGCTTACTGAGGGTTTTAATTATACCGAGTTAACAGACCTGATAAATTCATCCAGCAGTTTAAAGGGAAAAAGACTCTTTCTTGCGATAGACCACATCACTGATGAAGGCAACCTTGGCGCAATCATCAGGACAGCCGCCTTTTTCGGCGTGAACGGTGTCATCATACCAAAGGATCGTTCAGCAAAAGTGTCAGGGGCAGTAATGAAACGCTCTTCAGGCGGTTATAATCATGTGCCTGTCTCGCTTGTGGTAAACCTTGGCAGGGCAATAGAGCAGCTTGATGAAGCGGGATTCTGGATCATAGGCACATCAGGCGATGGTAAAGAGACCATTTATGATTTTAAATTTAATGGAGATATTCTTCTTATTCTAGGTAACGAAGAAAAGGGGATCAGCCCGGTGATATTTAAACGCTGCCACCAGACACTCAACATCCCATCAAGCGGAAAGATCCATGCTCTGAATGTATCTGTGGCAGCAGGTGTGGTCATTTCAGAGATAATGAGACAAAAGCAAAATGCCATATAAAATTACTGGTTATTGTTAAGTCTGCTCTCCCAATCAAATTCAGGGGTTGTAACAGCATGTTCAAGCCTCTGGAGCCGCCTTTCAAGGCTGCTGTAACGCCTCTTTATGCGATCAGTTGCCATCTCTTTTGACCTTAAATAGCTGTCATAAAACTCCTGCTCATCCATGTTACTGATCGGCACAACAGGCTCAGGCTTCAGTAAAAATGCCAGTACAAAATAGATTATCCCGGTTGGCCAGAAACCGGTAAAGACAAAGAGTAATATGGTAAAAAACCGCACCCAGAACACAGAAAGGTCAAAGTGTTCTGCTATACCGCGGCATACACCCATTATTGCGCCATTACGTGAACGGTACAACCCTCCACCAAACATCCCTTCAAAACGATCCCTTGAAAAATGCGCTTTCATAAATCCAGCCCCCCTGTCTCTATGATATCTGTATCTGTCATACCCTCTCATTTGTTATTTTCCTTTCTTGCTCTTTCCCTTTCCATAAGAATGGTTTCAAGGGACTCAACGCGTTCTTCCATCCTGGCTAGCCCCTGGTATATCTCCTGAATCATCCTTGCCTCATCACCATTGGCCTTCTGCCCTTTTGATGAAGCACCGCCCTTAAGCATTTTAACCATAATTACAATGGTACTGCATATCACCACAAAGAAAATTAACACGATTCCCAGTACGACTACTGCCTCAAGAGCCCCCATACAATGTTACCTTCCTGATAATAAATTTCAAAAATTAGAGTGACGAAAACTTTTTATCTCTTTCATGCTCCAGGACTATTGTCTCAAGGTTTGACATGCGCTCTTCAAGCCTCTTCAGCCTTGCATCATAACCGTTAAGCATTTCATCCGGTATATTTCTCTCTTTTGACTTCATCCATCTTTTGATGATATCACCGGTTATACCCAAAACCACAATTATGATAATAAAACCGAATATACTGCCAAAGAATTGCACCTCTTTATCTCCTTTCAATTTCCAGTGATATCAATAACATTAAAAGACAATATACCTGATAAAAGTTTTTTTCAATAAAGACAGAACCTTCACCTTAAAATGACTATACTTCCTTCTGTGCCTTTGAATTCTTAAGCGCACTCAGCTCCTTTTCAATCTCATCATCAAGGCCAAGCTCTTCAAATTCCGTCTCAAGGGCGCTGCTCTTTCCATAGTTTACAAGGTCTGCCTCTGATTCTATACGCTCTATCCTGTTTTCAAGGTCATCAAAGCGAAAGATTGCATCACTGGATTCTACCCGTCTGATATCTTCCTGTGCCTTTCTCTTCCTGGTCGCATGTATGTGCCTCTGAACAAGCATACGCTGCTTTTCCCTGGCAGAAGCAAGCTTATCCTCAAGCTGGCGTATATCATTCTGGTATTCATCAATAAGTGCCTCATGCTCCTTTAGTTCAGCCTCAAGTGCAGCAACCCTTTCAGCATACTTCTTTTTCTGGATGAGCGCCTCTCTTGCCAGATCATCACGTCCTTTGCTTACCGCAAGGGGAGCCTTTTCTGCCCAGTAATCCACTCGGCCCTTTACCTCTGATATATTCCTTTCAATCTTTTTACTGCCAGCCATAACACCGGCACAAGAGGCCTTGAGCTCCACCAGTGTGTCTTCCATTTCACGTATCATCAGTTTTATAAGTTTCTCCGGGTCTTCTGCCTTATCAAGCATCGCATTAATGTTAGAGTTCACAATATCCCTGAATCTTGTAAAAATTCCCATATTAAATCCTCCTCGGTTTATGGTTTTGTCTTTATCATGAGCATGATCCATGCCAAACCCATAAAAAATTAAATATCGTTGAAATTTCAATAAATTACCAGCTTGACAGCAGAACTGGCCAGTGGTAGTATCCCCCACCAATTAGCTAAAAAAACCATCAATTGGTTTTTTTGCCTTCTCAAAACCAGTCAACCGCATCATTATACTGAAAGGATTCATCATGGTACTTGCCAGACAGAGGGTAGCCGGAAAACCACCCGTAAAAACCAATGAGGCGCTTGGTCAATCTGAAAAATTCCTTGAGTTCCAGGAGCTGCTCGCCAGGGTGGCACCCATTAACAGGCCTGTCCTGCTTCTTGGGGAAAGGGGCACTGGGAAGGAGCTTGCTGCATCAAGATTGCACTATCTTTCAAAACGATGGCAGGGGCCTTTTATAGCCCTGAACTGCTCAGCCCTGAACCCTACACTTATTGAGTCTGAGCTGTTCGGTTATGAAAAGGGTGCATTTACAGGCGCAAACCAGCGCAGGTCAGGCAGGTTTGAGGCGGCTGATGGGGGAACACTGTTTTTAGACGAGATAGGAACCATCCCCATGGAGGTACAGGAGAAAATACTCAGGGTTGTGGAATACGGACAGTTTGAAAGGGTCGGAGATTCGGCAGCCATTGAGGTTGATGTAAGGATCATAGCCGCTACAAACGCAGACCTCATACGCATGGTATCACAGGGGAAATTCAAGAGGGATCTTCTGGACAGGCTCTCATTTGAGGTGCTCTTCCTTCCTCCTTTAAGAGAGAGAAAGGAGGACATCATGCTTCTTGCAAATCACTTTGCATCCAGGATGGCCTATGAGCTTGAAAGAGAGGGTATCCCCAGATTCAGCCTGGAGGCGATAAAGGCACTGGAAAATTATGACTGGCCCGGAAACGTGAGGGAGCTTAAAAACCTTGTTGAAAGGGCCGTGTACAGGTCCAGTTCGACAGTGATCTCAGACATTAATTTTGACCCCTTTTTATCACCATATGTTGATGATGGGGATTATGATGCTGAAGAAAAGAGGGAAGAACCTGTCAGTAAGTCTCCTGCATTAGATCTGTTTTCCGATAAGACCCTTCCTGAAGCGATTAATGATCTTCAGATACAACTGATAAACAATGCCCTTGTATCAGCAAAACATAATCAGAAGATTGCTGCCAAGAAGCTGGGCATCACATACCACCAGTTCAGGGGGCTTTACCGGAAACTGCATGGGAGCATAGACTGATATCAGTATTGACCTCGACCTACCCAGTGGTCTGACACAGTTGCACTAACCCAGATCCTGTTCTCTGTCCAGTAACCGGGCTTATCAATTACCTTTATCCATGCGCCATCCACCCAGACACCACTGTTATCGTAATGGGCAGGGTTCCAGACTGTTTTATAGGTTGGAGAAATCCATTGCCTTCTTATTTCCCAGTGTCCGCCCTGTTGCCTGTATTCCTGGGGAGGTGGCGGTGGAACATAGCGGGGCTCAGGCGCCCTGTACGAATAATCCCTTGCGCTGTTGATTAAAGCAGTTGCCAGTATTGCCGCACCAACACCAATAGCAACACCCTTCAACCGGTCATGATCACGATGATGATGTCTCCTCGCTGATGCTGGACCTGCGGTTAATGCAAGCGTAAGTATAGATATGATAACGATTAAATATTTGGATTTTGTTTTCATTCTATTAACCTCCTTAGGTGTTGTTTATTTATACCGACACCGCAGGAGATCAAAAACTCAAAAAGAGGCAAAGATATTAAAGAGGAGGTTACCGCCTTTATATTCAGGGCCGCCTATGTTTATACTGCTGTTGTTTCTGAGCTTCATTACTGTCTGTATAATCCGGCTCCCGCCCCTTAATATCTCTATGTCAAGAACAGCCCTGCCCCCCTCAATACCCATAGAGGAGATATTCATGGTGACCTGCTCAGGGAGCGAAACAACCCCTTTGCTGTTCAATGCAAGAGAAAGCCCCTTCTACCTGATTCCGATCGCTGACCGCTTAAAGCTGAAAGCCCCATCCAGAATTTGACTCTTTCTGGATGGACACTACTTTAGTATAAAAGGTATCTCCACTGAATGACGACCCCGTATTTTAATCCCCTGTTTTATTCCTGGGGCCTAGAGGGGCATGATCTTCACAAGCCTCATCGCCTCTAAATCGCACTCTTTACTTTACATACTGCGGCTGAAGACAAACCTGTGCTCCTCTCCCTCAACCCTGATAACAATATTGAACTCCCCTTCCGCTTTCTCATCTATATCACCTGTATTGTATACTATAAGTCCGGTTACAGTACTGCCGGGCATTACCTCCTGCGGTTTAAAGACAAGGGATGGAACAATTTCTTCGAACTGCTCATAGACTCTAATAGTCTCTTCAAGGTCGTCTGCCGATGATAAAAATTTAGGGGCCCACATTTCTGCTATG includes:
- the pspF gene encoding phage shock protein operon transcriptional activator, translating into MVLARQRVAGKPPVKTNEALGQSEKFLEFQELLARVAPINRPVLLLGERGTGKELAASRLHYLSKRWQGPFIALNCSALNPTLIESELFGYEKGAFTGANQRRSGRFEAADGGTLFLDEIGTIPMEVQEKILRVVEYGQFERVGDSAAIEVDVRIIAATNADLIRMVSQGKFKRDLLDRLSFEVLFLPPLRERKEDIMLLANHFASRMAYELEREGIPRFSLEAIKALENYDWPGNVRELKNLVERAVYRSSSTVISDINFDPFLSPYVDDGDYDAEEKREEPVSKSPALDLFSDKTLPEAINDLQIQLINNALVSAKHNQKIAAKKLGITYHQFRGLYRKLHGSID